The following are encoded in a window of Castanea sativa cultivar Marrone di Chiusa Pesio chromosome 5, ASM4071231v1 genomic DNA:
- the LOC142635298 gene encoding uncharacterized protein LOC142635298 has protein sequence MIKENGKRWKEELPTAFWAHRIAISQATGASPFSLVYGTKVVIPIDLVKPTVKLAEIVGMPREDTLEIMEEMRDNVASHNRLYQDNIKARYEGQVRERKFQVGELVWKAAPHVRGVVGVVKHKFSPKWEGSYIVEEVHLT, from the coding sequence ATGATTAAGGAAAATGGAAAGAGGTGGAAAGAGGAGCTTCCTACAGCTTTTTGGGCTCATAGAATAGCCATATCACAAGCTACAGGAGCTTCACCCTTTTCTCTAGTCTATGGCACAAAGGTTGTTATCCCAATAGATTTAGTAAAGCCAACAGTGAAACTAGCAGAGATTGTAGGAATGCCCAGAGAAGACACTTTGGAAATTATGGAGGAAATGCGTGATAATGTTGCTTCTCATAACCGCCTTTACCAGGATAACATAAAGGCTAGGTATGAAGGCCAAGTTAGAGAAAGAAAGTTTCAAGTGGGAGAGCTTGTTTGGAAAGCTGCCCCACATGTACGAGGAGTTGTTGGAGTTGTTAAGCATAAGTTTTCTCCAAAATGGGAAGGGTCATACATAGTAGAAGAAGTACATTTAACATGA
- the LOC142635299 gene encoding uncharacterized protein LOC142635299, with translation MYFDGSSTFQGGGIGVVLKSLGEEQTFAYKLQFPCSNNEVENEALLVGLKAARRLGIKRLKVFGDSELVIRQFEAIYGVKNPNLAAYRAAVQRIMKHFTSTEYKVVNRGENKLVDSLATLAIKFVLKKENMTLRVKKQPTLVQDELCFPQD, from the coding sequence ATGTATTTCGATGGGTCATCTACGTTTCAAGGAGGAGGGATAGGAGTAGTCTTAAAGTCATTAGGGGAAGAGCAAACGTTTGCCTATAAACTACAATTTCCTTGCTCTAACAATGAAGTAGAGAATGAAGCCTTGTTGGTAGGGCTAAAGGCTGCTAGAAGGTTAGGCATAAAAAGGTTGAAGGTGTTTGGTGATTCTGAGTTGGTAATAAGACAGTTTGAGGCAATTTATGGAGTAAAGAATCCTAATTTGGCTGCTTACAGAGCTGCGGTGCAGAGGATCATGAAACACTTTACTTCCACAGAGTACAAGGTGGTTAATAGGGGTGAAAACAAGCTTGTTGACTCGCTAGCTACTCTAGCCATTAAGTTTgtattgaagaaagaaaatatgacaCTCCGAGTAAAGAAACAACCTACTTTAGTTCAGGATGAGCTGTGTTTCCCTCAAGATTAG
- the LOC142633385 gene encoding uncharacterized protein LOC142633385, with the protein METWSIRNSISRHVRVRGSIESWLLAEKQIKKCDKIDASKEMDGVLCYYRTISELAGAVWDERQWEEDMDSGFIASHVVSLVRMACEVLRGTGAQCNEKLNAIFAY; encoded by the exons ATGGAGACCTGG AGCATTAGAAATTCCATCTCGAGGCATGTGAGAGTGAGGGGATCAATTGAAAGTTGGTTGTTAGCCGAGAAACAGATTAAGAAATGTGATAAAATTGATGCCTCAAAGGAAATGGATGGGGTCCTATGTTACTACAG AACTATTAGCGAGTTGGCTGGGGCGGTATGGGACGAGAGGCAATGGGAGGAGGATATGGACAGTGGTTTCATTGCGTCTCATGTGGTATCTCTAGTGAGAATGGCATGCGAAGTGCTTCGAGGGACAGGAGCTCAATGCAATGAAAAGTTGAATGCTATATTTGCCTATTAA
- the LOC142635300 gene encoding uncharacterized protein LOC142635300, which yields MGDVDKDSPSASTLCFWKTLTDAKHASCIDNWLELATRNYIKELELTIIGKKITDYTLSRRIFAVESLAILRLWGCKLVEHMFGENTKFICLQELSLLAIDLDGKMIQELVCRCPMLEALEISCCSRVDYLQLLNLPKLKKAEFDSCLTIKSNEAPNLQIVSCTGIVRSLLLDISTSENVKKPKIGYVGISRHYLEEPNSRFPLLETLEMQPSNLPEIKISHHRLEKFKLFVNGDTILHIDCKNLSSYAYFGSHIPSLSINYSRLKKSQNLISIHYPLDTSWFLKLRRYLGNFKQPVLSLRIDESPTITITTELLSEQSIPPRSNLNLLSLKRIPPSQDYRALIDGWLWSTHPESLSLKKKAKSVAVTVKSNVGGMT from the exons ATGGGAGATGTTGATAAGGATTCACCATCAGCATCTACTTTGTGTTTTTGGAAAACG CTTACTGATGCTAAACATGCTTCTTGTATTGATAACTGGCTTGAATTGGCTACGAGAAATTACATCAAGGAGCTAGAGCTAACCATCATAGGCAAGAAAATTACTGATTACACTTTGTCTAGGAGAATTTTTGCTGTTGAATCGTTGGCCATATTAAGGTTATGGGGTTGTAAGCTGGTGGAACACATGTTTGgtgaaaatacaaaatttatttgtCTGCAAGAGCTGTCTTTGTTGGCAATTGATCTAGATGGTAAAATGATACAAGAACTTGTTTGCCGCTGCCCTATGCTTGAAGCATTGGAGATCTCATGTTGCTCGAGGGTGGATTATCTTCAACTTCTTAATCTTCCCAAGCTTAAGAAGGCGGAATTTGACTCGTGTCTCACTATTAAGAGTAATGAAGCACCTAATCTTCAAATTGTGTCTTGTACAGGTATTGTTAGGAGTTTACTTTTGGATATTTCTACTTCAGAAAATGTAAAGAAGCCGAAAATTGGTTATGTGGGAATTTCTAGACATTATCTTGAAGAACCTAATTCAAGATTTCCTCTGCTTGAGACTTTGGAGATGCAACCGTCAAACTTACCTGAGATTAAAATTTCACATCATCGACTTGAGAAGTTTAAATTGTTTGTTAACGGAGATACCATACTTCATATTGACTGCAAAAATCTTAGTTCTTATGCATACTTTGGCTCTCACATCCCATCCTTGTCAATCAATTATTCTAGATTAAAGAAATCCCAAAATCTAATATCGATCCACTATCCTCTAGACACTTCGTGGTTTCTGAAATTAAGACGATATCTTGGAAACTTCAAGCAACCAGTTCTTTCCTTGAGGATTGATGAGTCTCCCACG ATCACCATTACTACAGAGCTGTTAAGTGAACAGTCAATTCCTCCTCGCTCAAATCTCAACCTCTTGAGTTTGAAAAGAATTCCACCTTCACAAGATTATAGAGCTCTTATAGATGGCTGGTTATGGAGTACTCATCCAGAAAGCCTATCA TTGAAGAAGAAAGCCAAGAGTGTTGCAGTGACTGTCAAATCAAATGTTGGCGGCATGACTTAG
- the LOC142635301 gene encoding uncharacterized protein LOC142635301, translating into MASVSNTASDFETLPTNTSNAANHRSSNQAPSMDDVNTNPLSPYFIPPSDVVLVSQPLIGPKKNKFGFLDGLIPIPDLSHPLYNACHRANTTILSWMVNSLSKDLATNVMYIHTKRDLWIDMRDRFSHPNVPRFFEIQKEISKLS; encoded by the exons ATGGCTTCCGTCTCTAACACTGCTTCAGATTTTGAAACCCTTCCCACAAATACTTCTAATGCTGCAAATCATAGATCATCCAATCAAGCTCCTTCAATGGATGATGTGAATACCAATCCTTTAAGCCCTTATTTCATTCCACCATCAGATGTTGTTTTGGTTTCTCAACCACTGATTGGTCCAAAAAA AAACAAATTTGGCTTTCTTGATGGTTTAATTCCTATACCTGATCTTTCTCATCCTTTGTACAATGCATGTCACAGAGCAAACACCACAATTCTTTCATGGATGGTAAATTCTTTGAGCAAGGATCTTGCCACCAATGTCATGTACATTCACACTAAAAGGGATTTGTGGATTGATATGCGTGATAGGTTTTCACACCCAAATGTTCCAAGATTCTTTGAgattcaaaaagaaatttcGAAGCTTTCATAA